The following are encoded together in the Acetobacter vaccinii genome:
- a CDS encoding AGE family epimerase/isomerase — protein sequence MTAPASSLGAARERFAHWLFGQALPVWASVGCDGDKTAPALLGAQECLTLAGEPAFPGFKRVRVQARQLFVFSWAALRGWPEGAARAEGIFRFLLHARQADGGWARRLSRTGAVLDPTADLYDLAFVVFALAWYGRLEGSSGQAVQSARATLGWIVQAMSLPDGGFLNCLPDAGEDRQQNPHMHLFEAVLALYQTTGDEKDLALAHAIYALFSTRFQDAETGTLGEYFGPDWQPAAGAAGQWVEPGHHFEWVWLLHAYRGLTGVDTTRQAHALYSFARQHGVAAATGLVHDALDRHGTVIKDGFRLWVQGEALRGLLSHAPEQDAALAVTVATNLLDRYFINCPPGTWIDQLDGQGRGVADRIPTSSLYHIVTAYESLDQAVGHGATGGG from the coding sequence ATGACAGCCCCCGCCAGCAGTCTTGGGGCAGCCAGGGAACGGTTTGCCCACTGGTTGTTCGGGCAGGCGCTGCCAGTCTGGGCCAGTGTCGGGTGTGACGGGGACAAGACTGCCCCCGCCCTGTTGGGGGCACAGGAATGTCTGACACTGGCTGGTGAGCCTGCATTTCCCGGTTTCAAACGGGTGCGCGTGCAGGCACGGCAGCTTTTTGTGTTTTCCTGGGCGGCTTTGCGGGGCTGGCCGGAGGGTGCGGCGCGGGCGGAGGGCATTTTCAGGTTTCTGTTGCACGCCCGGCAGGCCGATGGCGGCTGGGCGCGCAGGCTGTCACGCACGGGGGCGGTGCTGGACCCCACGGCGGATTTGTATGACCTTGCCTTCGTGGTGTTTGCCCTGGCTTGGTATGGCCGGTTGGAGGGGTCCTCTGGCCAGGCCGTGCAGTCTGCACGGGCCACGCTGGGCTGGATTGTACAGGCCATGAGCCTGCCTGATGGCGGTTTCCTCAACTGCCTGCCTGATGCGGGGGAGGACCGGCAGCAAAACCCCCATATGCATCTATTCGAGGCTGTTCTGGCCCTTTACCAGACCACGGGGGACGAGAAAGACCTCGCTCTGGCGCACGCTATTTACGCGCTTTTCAGCACCCGTTTTCAGGATGCAGAGACTGGCACGCTGGGGGAATATTTTGGCCCCGATTGGCAGCCCGCAGCCGGGGCGGCCGGGCAATGGGTGGAGCCGGGGCACCATTTTGAATGGGTCTGGCTGCTACATGCCTACCGGGGTCTGACAGGGGTAGATACCACAAGACAGGCGCACGCACTTTACAGCTTTGCCCGCCAGCATGGTGTGGCTGCCGCAACAGGGCTGGTGCATGATGCACTGGATCGTCACGGCACGGTTATCAAGGACGGTTTTCGCCTATGGGTGCAGGGGGAAGCCTTGCGGGGTCTTTTAAGCCATGCCCCAGAGCAGGATGCCGCGCTGGCTGTGACTGTTGCGACCAATCTGCTTGATCGTTATTTTATCAACTGTCCTCCGGGCACATGGATCGACCAGTTGGATGGGCAGGGCCGTGGTGTGGCGGATCGTATTCCTACCAGTTCGCTGTACCATATCGTCACGGCGTATGAGAGCCTCGATCAGGCCGTGGGACACGGTGCGACGGGTGGAGGGTGA
- the rfaE1 gene encoding D-glycero-beta-D-manno-heptose-7-phosphate kinase — protein sequence MDFSAITVLCVGDIMLDRFLYGRMERISPEAPVPVLLLDSRREMPGGAGNVASNILSLGGQAILVGLTGQDDAGVTLRAALARQPGLRDATAPSADRPTICKTRFIAAHQQVVRVDEESHAPLQPHEAAALCAAIDAHIASVQAIVVSDYGKGVCAPDVVAHLAEQARCHGIPFFVDPKGTDYTRYKGAACITPNARELAQASAMPVDTEAQVEAAARSIMAQTQAGAILATRSEKGMMLVRHDGPALSIPAHAREVFDVSGAGDTVIASMALASGAGMPLEQAMRVANAAAGVVVGKLGTATADIQEVLNELDEQGGPEAVAHLLSFPAAQAQVARWQARGLKVGFTNGCFDILHPGHVSLLAQARAACDRLVVALNTDASIRRLKGPERPVNTLQARATVIAAIRHVDAVVAFDDDTPLETIRALMPDVLVKGADYRPEDVVGADIVQAAGGRLLLADLRAGHSTTAIIGRARGA from the coding sequence ATGGATTTTTCCGCCATAACGGTCCTGTGCGTGGGTGATATCATGCTCGACCGGTTTTTATACGGTCGTATGGAACGGATTTCGCCCGAGGCACCGGTGCCGGTGCTTTTGCTCGATTCCAGGCGGGAAATGCCAGGTGGTGCTGGCAATGTGGCCAGCAATATCCTGTCCCTCGGCGGGCAGGCCATTCTGGTGGGGCTGACCGGGCAGGATGATGCCGGGGTAACCCTGCGTGCCGCTCTGGCGCGGCAACCCGGCCTGCGGGACGCAACAGCTCCCAGCGCGGACCGGCCCACAATCTGCAAAACCCGCTTTATCGCGGCCCACCAGCAGGTGGTGCGCGTGGATGAGGAAAGCCACGCCCCCTTGCAACCCCACGAGGCCGCGGCCCTATGTGCGGCTATTGATGCGCATATTGCCTCCGTGCAGGCCATTGTCGTGTCGGATTATGGCAAGGGTGTCTGCGCCCCTGATGTGGTGGCGCATCTGGCGGAGCAGGCCCGCTGCCACGGGATTCCCTTTTTTGTGGACCCCAAAGGCACCGATTATACCCGCTACAAGGGAGCGGCCTGTATTACGCCCAATGCGCGTGAACTGGCGCAGGCCTCGGCCATGCCGGTGGACACCGAAGCGCAGGTTGAGGCCGCCGCCCGCAGCATTATGGCGCAGACCCAGGCGGGTGCCATTCTGGCAACCCGGTCGGAAAAAGGCATGATGCTGGTCCGGCACGATGGCCCGGCCCTGTCCATACCCGCCCATGCGCGGGAGGTGTTTGATGTCTCGGGGGCGGGGGATACGGTTATTGCCTCCATGGCGCTGGCCTCTGGCGCGGGCATGCCGTTGGAGCAGGCCATGCGGGTGGCCAATGCCGCAGCCGGGGTTGTTGTGGGCAAGCTTGGCACCGCCACTGCCGATATTCAGGAAGTGCTGAATGAGCTGGATGAGCAGGGCGGGCCAGAGGCTGTGGCGCATCTGCTCTCGTTTCCCGCAGCGCAGGCGCAGGTTGCCCGCTGGCAGGCACGGGGGCTTAAGGTCGGTTTTACCAACGGCTGTTTTGACATTCTCCACCCCGGTCATGTCAGCCTGCTGGCTCAGGCCCGGGCCGCCTGCGACAGGCTGGTTGTGGCGCTGAATACCGATGCGAGCATCCGGCGGCTGAAGGGGCCGGAGCGCCCGGTCAATACCCTGCAAGCCCGTGCCACGGTTATTGCGGCCATCCGCCATGTGGATGCTGTTGTGGCGTTTGATGACGACACACCGCTGGAAACCATCCGCGCCCTTATGCCTGATGTGCTGGTCAAAGGGGCAGACTACCGGCCGGAGGATGTCGTGGGGGCGGATATTGTGCAGGCTGCCGGAGGGCGCTTGTTATTGGCCGATTTGCGGGCCGGGCATTCCACAACAGCCATTATCGGGCGGGCGCGCGGCGCATGA
- the gmk gene encoding guanylate kinase codes for MVHTGVGHGATATRRGVCLVISAPSGAGKSTIANALRASDNRLRHSVSVTTRQPRPGEKEGTHYHFRTMEQFEAMAAAGELLEWATVFGRGYGTPRAPVEAALAAGHDMVFDIDWQGHQQIRHALPHDVVSLFVLPPSLEELERRLHGRASDHPDEIARRMAAARDEISHWKEFDYAIINMELDRAIDQARAVLLAARLAVARQTGLGQFVGTFGV; via the coding sequence ATGGTGCATACAGGTGTAGGACACGGGGCAACGGCAACGCGACGGGGGGTGTGCCTTGTCATTTCAGCCCCATCGGGGGCGGGTAAATCCACCATAGCCAACGCCTTGCGGGCGTCGGACAATCGCTTGCGGCATTCTGTCTCGGTCACGACCCGCCAGCCCAGACCGGGTGAAAAAGAGGGCACGCACTACCATTTCCGCACTATGGAGCAGTTTGAAGCCATGGCCGCAGCGGGGGAACTGCTGGAATGGGCGACGGTGTTCGGGCGTGGCTACGGCACTCCCCGCGCCCCGGTGGAAGCCGCCCTGGCTGCCGGGCACGACATGGTGTTTGACATTGACTGGCAGGGCCACCAGCAGATCCGTCATGCCTTGCCGCATGATGTTGTCAGCCTGTTTGTGCTGCCTCCGTCTCTGGAGGAACTGGAGCGCCGCCTGCATGGCCGTGCCTCGGACCACCCTGATGAAATTGCCCGCAGGATGGCCGCCGCGCGGGACGAAATTTCCCATTGGAAAGAATTTGACTACGCTATCATCAACATGGAGTTGGACCGCGCCATAGATCAGGCCCGGGCCGTGCTGCTGGCAGCCCGGCTGGCAGTTGCCCGCCAGACGGGGTTGGGGCAGTTTGTGGGCACATTCGGGGTCTGA
- a CDS encoding SDR family NAD(P)-dependent oxidoreductase codes for MKYASVLITGASSGIGQGLALMLARPGRRLLLGGRNTPRLEETARQCIARGADARIQATDVTNQAAMTDWVSSAGPLNLVLACAGITGGTRLTEQPDPAPYEPDTQIRRIFETDLTGVLNTVLPALALMRGQPRSVEGIRGRICAIASVAGFVSFPGTPAYSAAKAAVDRFMVASGANARREGIMLSSVVCGFVDTPMVARNRFAMPGLTDTHSACRRILRGVGRNERRIIFPRWLVAGSRFMDLLPIRLAEAYYTRQPAAAPDGMPAADLS; via the coding sequence ATGAAATACGCCTCTGTCCTTATTACCGGAGCATCATCTGGCATCGGCCAGGGTCTTGCCCTTATGCTCGCACGCCCAGGCCGCAGGCTGCTGCTGGGTGGGCGTAACACCCCCCGGCTGGAGGAAACCGCACGCCAGTGCATAGCGCGCGGTGCCGATGCGCGCATACAGGCCACCGATGTGACCAATCAGGCAGCCATGACAGACTGGGTCAGCAGCGCAGGCCCACTCAACCTCGTGCTCGCCTGTGCGGGCATTACCGGCGGCACCCGCCTGACAGAACAACCAGACCCCGCCCCCTATGAACCCGACACCCAAATACGCCGTATTTTTGAAACTGACCTGACAGGCGTGCTGAACACGGTGTTGCCTGCCCTTGCCCTCATGCGGGGGCAGCCCCGCAGTGTGGAGGGCATACGCGGGCGCATTTGTGCCATTGCATCGGTTGCGGGGTTTGTTTCCTTCCCCGGCACACCCGCCTATTCGGCAGCAAAGGCGGCGGTCGATCGTTTTATGGTCGCCAGCGGTGCCAATGCCCGGCGCGAGGGCATTATGCTCAGTTCCGTCGTCTGCGGGTTTGTGGATACCCCTATGGTCGCGCGCAACCGCTTTGCCATGCCGGGTCTGACCGATACACACTCGGCCTGCCGTCGTATCCTGCGCGGGGTCGGGCGTAACGAGCGCCGGATTATCTTCCCCCGCTGGCTGGTCGCCGGGTCCCGCTTTATGGACCTGCTGCCAATCCGTCTGGCAGAAGCCTATTACACCCGCCAGCCTGCCGCCGCCCCTGATGGCATGCCCGCAGCCGACCTGTCCTGA